The Dyella sp. 2HG41-7 sequence GCTTGCGGTTGTTGCGCCAGCATGGCCGCCGCGTCGCGCAGTTTTTCCGACGCTTGCAGCTCGCCGTCGGCATGAATCACTTTCGCGCGACGTTCGCGTTCGGCCTCGGCTTGCCGTGCAATGGCGCGCACCATGGTTTCGTTGAGATCCACATCCTTGATCTCGACATTGGTGATTTTGATGCCCCACGGATCGGTGGCTTCGTCGAGTATCTGTTGCAGGCTGTGATTGATGGAATCGCGTTGCGAGAGAATTTCGTCCAATTCGTGCTGACCAAGCACCGAACGCAAGCGCGTTTGCGACAGTTGGCTGGTGGCCTGGTAAAAATCCTGCACCTTCAATACCGATTTATCCGGCTCCATCACCCGGAAATACACCACTGCGTTGACGCGTACCGACACGTTGTCGTGCGAAATCACATCCTGCGGCGGCACGTCCATCACCGTCACGCGCAAATCCACGCGAATCATCCGCTGCACCATGGGAATCAAAACGACCAACCCCGGTCCTTTGGTGCCTGTGTAACGCCCAAGCGTCAGCACCACGCCGCGCTGGTATTCCGGCAACACCTTGATCGACGACGACAGCAACGCGATCACGAAGATCACGATAACGCCCGCAAAACCGATCATGTAGTCTCTCC is a genomic window containing:
- a CDS encoding slipin family protein, with amino-acid sequence MIGFAGVIVIFVIALLSSSIKVLPEYQRGVVLTLGRYTGTKGPGLVVLIPMVQRMIRVDLRVTVMDVPPQDVISHDNVSVRVNAVVYFRVMEPDKSVLKVQDFYQATSQLSQTRLRSVLGQHELDEILSQRDSINHSLQQILDEATDPWGIKITNVEIKDVDLNETMVRAIARQAEAERERRAKVIHADGELQASEKLRDAAAMLAQQPQALQLRYLQTLASMSNSGQSSTIVFPLPLDLLKPLLDKGS